The Papaver somniferum cultivar HN1 chromosome 6, ASM357369v1, whole genome shotgun sequence genome segment ATTATGCTCCAACCGTGGGAAGCAGGAAGAAACCCTAACCCACTTATTTATGTATTATGATTTTACTCTTGCTGTGTATGATAGGCTAGGTCTTCACATGTTATATTTACAAAATACTGATTTGGACTTTCACAGGTGGTTTCTAAATTTCTTATATATCCCTAGCCATGATATTAGCTATAAAGGAAATAATGTGGAAGTAATAGGCACGGCCATGTGGGGAATTTGGAAAGCTAGGTGTGATTGGGTTTTTGATAAGAAAACTCTAAACATAAGTAGAACAGCTGATTTGAGCGTCACAATAATAAACATCAATAGAAATaccaaactcaacctagaaaatAGCCAGGAAATAGAAGTTAAGAGGTCTAGAGTTTCAGTTAAACCTGACTGTTTTACCATTAAGGTTAATATTGTGTGTGCTACCAGAATGAATTCAAATTCTTCTGCAATTGCTCTAATTACTTCTGATAATACAGGGGATTTCCTTGGAGGAAAGACTCTCCCAGCAGTAGCAGACGATGGGCCGGACTTGGAGGAGCAGGAAGCTTCTACGATAATCCAATGGTTACGACAATTGAATCACCCAAATGTTCAAATTGACAGTGACAACGAGAAAGTCTTGGAAGCAATCTCTCTTCAAGTTTTAGATCTCCGTAACAATCGAATCAAGATGCAcggagacaacactaaaaactttATATTATGCATCAATAGTATTTATAGTATTAACCTTATCCCGGTAGTTGAGAACCATATAGCTTGTAAGCTAGCATCTAAGAGTCTTAACTTGTCTGTTATTTGTAACTGGTATCCTCAAACTCTCAAGAATTTTTTGCCGACTCTGGTGAGACAGGAAGGAAACAATATTATTGTCATGTAACTTGCAGGGTTACCCCCTGtttcttttattaaaaaaaaacaacctaTTGATAGTACCACTACCTTTTTCCTGATTATTTAATTTGTCTAATCTAAAAAACATATTTAAGAATGCTTATAAATGTTCCTTCCAACTATTAAAAATGGAAGACTTTTTTGCCTCCACCGCTAGCTTATTTGCCACAGAGTTTCCAGATCTGTGAACAATTTTAAAACCCAAAAAAATTTTGTAGTATGCTAAGATTTGCATTGTTTCTTTCACTAAAGCATGATTTCTCCAGTCCATCATTGTCACCTTCCCTTTGATAAATCTCATTATCCTTTTACAATCTCCTTCCATTCAGAAATGCGCCAAACCTTCATCTCTGATCCATTTTGCTCCCTGTAATAGGGCTACAACTTCTGGCTTTCTGCACTTGAAATAATGAAAAGACCAGCCTTGGCTGCGCTCTTCCATTACCTGCATCATTTCTTAGTATTAGTCCAAAGCCAGCATAAACTATGTATGAGATCCAAGATGCATTGTAGTCTAACTTAAAACAGTTTGGTTCGGGAAATTTCCATGGAAcattatattttaaattaattataggaCAAACACTTTTATAAGTGTAGATAATATATTGTCTATAAAAATTTCAGATGCAGATACCATAGACATGCATAATAATATAATGACATGTTTGGATGGTGGGAAAGAAATCCAATTTCCTACAAACGGGAATCATAAACTCATCGTCCCTTGGAATTGCCTTACTTTTGGGGAATCCGGCATCGGCCGCCATTTTGTATCGTGTCTTGCTCGGCCACTAGATATAGTTTCTGCCGTAATTCACAAACCCTCAAAATTTGTTGGCCAATGTGACAAGCCCATCATGAATTCTAACCGGCAACCTACCAGTACCAGGTGTTCATAGGACTTATCCTGAtataagccaaaaaaaaaaaaagcaggaGAGACAGAGTTCCTGTTATGAATCACAAACCGGCCTTCAAACTTGTTGATTGCCAATTGAGTTTGCAGATCTGGCAAGCCTACAATAGACTCGCAAATTGTTTTGTTGTTCATTTCGTCACAGTTCTAAAAGGCTTGCTAATAGATGCCAGCAAACTTGCATAATAATCAAAAAGCATAATCATCAAAATGAATGTTACAAAATCTATAAATGAAGTAATTTTGGTAAAATCATAACCCAATACACAAATTTTGAATTTATCAATTAATGAGCTCCATATCCACCAGCAGCTGCAGGACCGGTACTTTTGAGAGCACCATATCCGGCGACAGCTGTTGCTCCTCCTCCCTCGTAGTGTGCCGCtgcaagtttcttcttcttgacAAAACATAAAGCACCAAAAACAAGGAATAGTAAGAAAGCTCCACCTAGTGAAACACATACAGCAATTACTGTTGTATGATTTCTCCCGGGTGGCGAAGGTGTGATAACGGGAGGAGGACCAGGTGATGGAGTTGGGACATCCCAAACTACTGGTCCTGGAGTACAATAAGCAATTGGCAAAGGATCGTAATCGTAACCAGGCGGTGATGCGCAGTATTTGCTTGGTGGTGCATATGATGGTGGCTGGGCTACGCGAGTATAAGCTGGTGGTTTTACTTGAGGTGTTGAAGCAAATGCAGTCAACTTCCTAGCTCTAGTCATATTTTAGTGTAAGAATTTAAAGAAGGCAATTCGATTCCTCAAAAATATATGTGAAGAGAAGAAATTTGGAGAGATTTCAAAGCATAAAAACATGAATACATTATTTAATCCAAACTAGCAAACAAAATGTGTCTGAAAATGAGTTGGGTGACAATTTTATATGTTGCTCATGCCTGCAGTTTGGTCTTGAAGGATTGAAAACTCGAAAAGAAAAAGACTCaaatttatttggacattaaagaGAGATCTAAAGTGCATCTTTTGATTTTTGGAATCCAAAACAAATCCCAacttaccgatcaaaaaaaaaaacaaatcccaaCTTCATTTTATCTTTGTGAGTCTTGATTCAATGATGACAAAGAAGAATAATGTGTGGGACTCCTCGACCGCCGGAGTTGCTGACTATCCCCCACAGGAAGCATCATTCAGATTTCAGACTAGCATCACCTCAGTACAACATAAATAAAAATTTCTTCAATTTTCAATCACGTGCAAAACACGAGCCACGCGTACAGAGTATCAGAATTCAGACTTGGACCAAATGGGCCATCCGTTTCTTCACTTGTTTtcacttttacttttttttttgcttttttttttggtaagtggTTACATTTTCTTCACTTGCTTTCGGGCCGAGTGTAGTGGATGGATTCATGGGAATGACAGTGATATAAAACCATGGTGTATTCCTAAAAAGTTTTTAATCCTTTTTTCCTCTGCTCGAAAGCAGTGAAAATGAGTGGGGATTTCAAAATAGGCGAGAATTGAAATCTCGTCAGTAAATagaaaaaacgatgattaaatCCTCGTTTAgtcttttattataataaaaaactaataaaatataTTAATATCAGATTTTGGGTCCACCTTAAGAGTTTTAAATAAATAACATTTTTGGGTGAGGAAATATATCCTAACTCCCTCCCCCACTACACTAAGACCTTATTCCAAGGTGACATGACGTCACTGTGCAATCCCTACCTTCCCTTCTCCACTACACTCAGCCTTATTGGAAGCAAGATATGTATACATGTAGCGCCTTTGGACGTGTTTCTGCTTCACAAAAAATTAATATTTCACACTCCAGAAGCCATTGTCAAATCGGATACCTAACTTCTGACTATTTCTTTTTTGCttacgaaaataaaaaaaaacaacgtATATCCACTATAATGCTATCTAAATTGAATAATAGTGTTTGTTTAAGTTCCCATTTAACAGTTTTGATCTTTatttagattgaaaacctatagTCAATATCCCTAAGATTACTATTAAGGGGATTGAATTTCTAGGAGAGTACCAACCCAAAGGAAAAATTTATCTTgtaaatttgttttattttatataaACTCTAAAATTGGATCCACCACTACCGGTCTTGAATCCCGCATGATTTAGAGTTTTAGAACATAAGACCAGATACGATGGAGAAAGACATCTTGTTTGGATATGACTCTCGGTATGATCTGACTAGGTATCTGATTCGGGTCGAGTTAGATATCATTTTGTACTTGGCTTGCCAGTCATATATAATCTGAttggaattaaaaaaatatattacatAATTTTACTATTCAATAATTATTGAATCAGATGTAAGAAGTCAAATAAAAATACAACAAGTCAAATTCAGATGAgttaggaaaaagaaaaatgatatATGAATATACGAAATATGGGTAAGAATTCAAGCATAATGGATCCAATAATTCAAAAATGCTAGGACGTATCTTTCTCAAACTTGATTTAGAGTTTTAGACTTTTAAGAACCGACCGACACAATGCAGACCGAATATGCATATGGGGGTAAAAATTCGAACACAATAGGTCTCGCTCGAATTATCCAATGTTTTTGATAAATCTGAACTtataaattatattatattagttAGTTAATAAAAGTAACGTTCTCATTAAAAAAAAGGTCTTGCTcgaattcaaaaaataaataaataaagaactaaaaagatatatcaaattcGGCGAATACCTATCTTAAACCACACATGGTTTTAAACAATTTTAACTTTATCTTTATAGAAGGTTCATATTAAAATAACGTCCACATATACAGAGGCAAGGCCAGCTTATGACATGGGTGGGGAACTTCCCACCCAACCCAGCCGACTCCCAAGCTTCTTTGCTAAGAAAATCATCTTCCTAGTCCACATTAACCTTTGCTTTCATTTCCTGGCTTCGGTTTTACATATTGTGCCCGCCTATGCTCATAATCCCATCTCGGTCCTGCAGATCCTACCCTGCTTGTTAGATCATATGAGTGAGCCCCGACGAGGCAGACTTTAAACCATGGCTCGTTATATAAGAAAGATCTTATATTACACTAGAGAGTTTAATAAATTAACTAAACTACATGGGGCGTGAGTTATATAGGAGGCTCAATCTTACATTATTGCAAAGGAGAGCGAACCAAGTATACCATTaattttttcgttcggcaacctgtatggacaaaacctaatacaaaatcAAGTAGACCAATTTAGtgatccttgaaaatatatatacaaagtttatatctttatctcttctCACTCAGAAAGTCTAGACAATGGAGTCTGTGAACTTGATTGTAAAGATGAGTACTTAGAcgatcccaaaaatcaatatccaagatcaatctagtcgtatccaaataatccaatcggaattctgtcaaatatgaaacttgttatctatctttccaGATATGAATTCTCCAAGTACGAGTCTCATAATCGATCGCAATTAATAcggacgtatctactaagattgaattgtactacttgtgtaaatctaattacaaagataaaaaatataatgcggaaaggaaaaaacacaagacaccagaagttttgttaacgagaaaacacAAATatcagaaaaacctcgggacctcgtccagatttgaacaccaaactgtattaagcctctacagacactagcatccTGTCAGACTTCGAAATGGAATGTAGTTAAAACCGAATTAACCCACCAAGCGATTTAGTTACATTCGTGTTCCTTACGTGTTTTGAACcttgcaaggctctacgcaattgattctactagctgacgtcctttacaatctaagagttgcttcaacctaagtgaaaacttttgataccaatctaccTATGATAcacaagcctatttgattttcctttagtTCAAAGATCAAGGATTGGAAacctgtttgcaatagacaaagctagcaaacctcacaatcaggaacacttacactcaatcacctgagaagcctggatctttaaccacctctcaagaacaatcttgagTTAATCAATTAAGAGAAATttccagatatctatcttgaggaatcacaaagtctaagacaaATAGAgttttgtgatttctatttatcttgcctgaaagagattacgaaaacctcgataacaaaacaacaagatcgggatacacaaactatcaagataaaagatagtcgaacctggcttcacaaatcacCAAAGAGAAATATTTTAGTCGTAcacctaattatatttctcagaggaaacctaggacAATAGAGAGCGACTATAGCAATCAACTAGGAAACAAAAGTGTCGAGGATTGAATTTCTCAGTTGAAAGAGAAtttctatttatagatgttcaatACTGAGATTCATGCAAATACTTTCTacgtttagatgaaactctaattagggtttcaagtaagtaTGTGAGAATTAGTAttgaaatcaaatagaaaaatataCACAGTGGTCTGTTAACGAAATTGTGTATAATAACCGTTCTTTGGAAAGTATTCCTTATGAACTATAAGCAATGCATTAAACACTTacaaatttaatcatgatgcacatacacaagtgttttagtgatcaatgatgtcttagaggtgtttatgagagtcatatcAATGCTAAatttatttgaaacaaaataagtctttaagcatctgctaaTGTTTTACGAGGAACGTTGGTGAAACGATTCGTGAACCGTAAGGCATAGTTCACGAGTCAAGGTGTAACGGTTCgtgaatcaggttctccaaccctacCCAACTAGAGAACTTAGATGGACGCGGTTAGTGAACCGGGTTCGCTAACTATTATCCTTATACAACAGTATTAGGAATTCAGATcgccacggttcgtgaactgtcccGTAATGAACTTACAGTATGCGAACTGGTTCGTAAATTCACCTTCTTATATTTCATAAACTCAAATATAGATGATTTGCGagatggttcgccaacctacctgagtcgaaattatatgaattatgaatttctctcttttgatgcttgaaacattctcaaacgataaaatcattgcttggaaaattttCAATTGGTCAAAAGTTAACTCTTAAACAATAACTTGTTACGAACTCATATTTTTAAGGACTTTTGAACATcaaatgcttgaatcatatttcgagatatttaacaagacaagcttgactcaaaatttcttctttgtagaagtcatatgacata includes the following:
- the LOC113291074 gene encoding uncharacterized protein LOC113291074; this encodes MDYNDHERIWDMQKIETYFEDHCIPNIITIEIKSGKEDQLTWTLEQKGCFTTKSLYNKLIRVGRKEDAQAQRMWKEIWSINVMPRIKTFIWKCLLSILPLNERIGHIIYSINKLCSNRGKQEETLTHLFMYYDFTLAVYDRLGLHMLYLQNTDLDFHRWFLNFLYIPSHDISYKGNNVEVIGTAMWGIWKARCDWVFDKKTLNISRTADLSVTIININRNTKLNLENSQEIEVKRSRVSVKPDCFTIKVNIVCATRMNSNSSAIALITSDNTGDFLGGKTLPAVADDGPDLEEQEASTIIQWLRQLNHPNVQIDSDNEKVLEAISLQVLDLRNNRIKMHGDNTKNFILCINSIYSINLIPVVENHIACKLASKSLNLSVICNWYPQTLKNFLPTLVRQEGNNIIVM